CAGCCCGCGGCGGGCCTGCACCTCGCGCTCGGCGCGGGCCCAGTCCTCTTCCGCGAAGCCGTCTTCACGGCTGCGGAGTTCGTAGAGTTCGTAGGCCCGCCGCCGGATCTCCTCTTCCAGGTTCATGGAGGATGCTTTGGCCGGCATCGGCCGCTTGGCTGGCGGCTGGGAAGTATCGCTGTGCACTGTTCGAGTACGAGGCATGGCTATCACTCCTGGGTATATGAAGATTCTAACGCCGCGCTCCGGTGGATTCAGCGGGGAAAGTAAACTTTTTTCGCGGCGCGTTCCCCTTCCGGTCAGTGGAAGTCATGGGAGCGGGTCTGGGCGCGAGTGACCTCCAGCGCGTGGATGCGCTCCGCCTTCACCGAGATCACGTTGTCCTGGTGCTGCAGCCGGCCTTCCACCAGCAAGAACGGCGCGCTCGAAAGCAGCCAGCGGTTCCGGTCGAAGACGTCCGGGGTGACGATGGCGTTGGCGATGCCGGTTTCGTCCTCCAGGCTGAGGAAGACGAAGCCTCGCGCCGTCCCCGGGCGCTGGCGCGCGATCACGCATCCCGCCACCCGCACCACCTTGCCTCCCGGCAGATGCTGCAGCTCGCAGGCGCGGCGCACCCCCAACGCGTTCAGCCGCGCCCGGCCGTAGGCCATGGGATGCGGCCCCACCGTCAGCCCCGTGCCCCGGAAGTCGGCCACCAGCCGCTCTTCGGCGCTCATGGGTTCGAGCGGAGAAGCGAGCTCCGAGTCCTGAGCCCCGAGCTGCGAGTCGCCGGCCTCCGATGGATCGCGCAGCAGCGGACCCGCCGGTCGCACCGCACGCGCCACCTGCCACAGGGCATCGCGCCGATGGGTTGGTTTCTCGTTTTCTGAGAACTGAGAACTGAGAACCGAGAACTGGCTCGCCACGCGCCACTCGCCGCCCGCCACTGAGTTCAACGCCCCGATCTCCGCCAGCGCCTCCAGTTCGTCCTTGCGCAGCTCGGGGACGCGCCGTGCCAGGTCGTCGATGGACGAGAAGGGCGCGGCGTCCCGCGCGCGCACCAGCGCCTGGCCCGCCTCCTGGCGCAAGCCTTTGACGTAGCAAAGTCCCAGGCGGACAGCAAGAATCGGTCTTTGCATTTTGCATTTTGCATTTTGCATTGTGCCGACCGGCTCCAGCGTGCACCTCCACTCGGAAACGGCGACATCCATCGGCCTCACCCTCAGCCCGTGCCGCTGCGCGTCCTTCACCAGCGTGGCTGGATGGTAGAAACCCATGGGCTGGTTGTTGAGCAGGGCGGCGGTGAAGGCGGCGGGGTAGTGGCACTTCAGGTAGGCGCTGGCGTAGGCCAGCAGGGCAAAGCTGGCGGCGTGCGATTCGGGGAACCCGTAGAGCGCGAAGGAGGAGATGGACTGCACGATCAGTTCCTGCGCCGCCGCCGGGATGCCGTTGCGCTCCATGCCGCGGCGCAGCTTGGCTTCGATCTCTCGCATGCGCGCCTGCGAACGCTTGAAGCCCATGGCGCGGCGCAGCTCCTCCGCCTCACCGCCGCTGAAGCCTGCGGCGATCATGGCCATGCGCAAGAGTTGTTCCTGGAAGAGCGGGACTCCCAGCGTGCGCGCCAGCACCGGCTCCAGCGACGCGTGGGGATAGACCACCGGCTCGCGCCCCTGCCGCCTCCTTATATAAGGATGCACCATGCGCCCCACGATGGGCCCCGGACGGATGATGGCCACCTGCACCACCAGGTCGTAGAACTTTTTGGGCCGCAGCCGCGGCAGCGACGACATCTGCGCCCGGCTTTCGATCTGGAACATGCCCACGGTGTCCGCTTCCTGCAGCGCGGCATAGACCTGGGGATTGTCCGGCGGCAGGTGGGCCAGGTCCACCTCCTCGCCGTAATCCTGGCGGATGAGCGCAAGCGACTCTTCGAGCGCCGCCATCATGCCCAGGCCGAGCAGATCCACCTTGATGATGCCCAGGTCGGCGCAGTCTTCCTTGTCCCACTGCACCA
The nucleotide sequence above comes from Terriglobales bacterium. Encoded proteins:
- a CDS encoding DUF2934 domain-containing protein, yielding MPAKASSMNLEEEIRRRAYELYELRSREDGFAEEDWARAEREVQARRGLRSA
- a CDS encoding error-prone DNA polymerase — its product is MTQYIELHARSAFSFLEGAALPEELVDACAAAGMPAMALADRDGVYGAPRFHLAAKKAGVRAHIGSEITVRDFFSPRRHPSTSLRAGSDTEKNKKNGFNSVTPCLRGESRLPLLGASLEGYQNLCRLITRMKLRVPKHGECVATAEELAGHARGLICLSGGGDGPLAAALDRGGLEEGRRCLQELEEIFGRGNLYVELQHHFDRQEAARNSAAAQLAHTLGLPLVATNGVEYATAAQRPLLDVFTAIRHHRTLETAGRLLARNSERHLKTPAEMARLFADLPEAIANTAELSARLQFTLADLGYQFPRYPVPEGETMMSFLRQRTEEGARARYRPYSGRARRQIERELALIEKLDLAGYFLIVWDLICFCREQGILVQGRGSAANSAVCYSLGITAVDPIAMELLFERFLSEERGEWPDIDLDLPSGEQRERVIQHVYRRYGERGAAMTANVITYRGRSAAREVGKVLGFDPETLARLSRLAGAWEFCDPADTAERRFRDAGLDLGHPRIRRFFELYRAVQDRPRHLGQHSGGMVICQGALDSVVPLEPAAMPGRVVVQWDKEDCADLGIIKVDLLGLGMMAALEESLALIRQDYGEEVDLAHLPPDNPQVYAALQEADTVGMFQIESRAQMSSLPRLRPKKFYDLVVQVAIIRPGPIVGRMVHPYIRRRQGREPVVYPHASLEPVLARTLGVPLFQEQLLRMAMIAAGFSGGEAEELRRAMGFKRSQARMREIEAKLRRGMERNGIPAAAQELIVQSISSFALYGFPESHAASFALLAYASAYLKCHYPAAFTAALLNNQPMGFYHPATLVKDAQRHGLRVRPMDVAVSEWRCTLEPVGTMQNAKCKMQRPILAVRLGLCYVKGLRQEAGQALVRARDAAPFSSIDDLARRVPELRKDELEALAEIGALNSVAGGEWRVASQFSVLSSQFSENEKPTHRRDALWQVARAVRPAGPLLRDPSEAGDSQLGAQDSELASPLEPMSAEERLVADFRGTGLTVGPHPMAYGRARLNALGVRRACELQHLPGGKVVRVAGCVIARQRPGTARGFVFLSLEDETGIANAIVTPDVFDRNRWLLSSAPFLLVEGRLQHQDNVISVKAERIHALEVTRAQTRSHDFH